In Elusimicrobiota bacterium, one DNA window encodes the following:
- a CDS encoding tetratricopeptide repeat protein: MFLLFRYFYFGKIGDLEASNLPSPLLYFINQVYIVLKYVWLLLVPIGLCIDRGSYTPVKSIYEFKFLISGVIIIGIFIFTLLIFKRKNNILKILLFSILLFFITLSPTSSILPATSVMVDNRLYISGFGFYLILIYFYLGIISRLKYKWLPVVPVFYFLFLGITTYKRNQVFQQPVLLWEEVITKYPHSRAYYNVGIFYLRQKEYNKAYQFLQKAIEMDPNSKYAYNALGTLYCDQKNYNKAIQLYQTSIKIDPDYALAHYNLGVVYHKQKKYNKAIEKYQEAIKLNPTFEKAYSNLGVLYYTQKKYNNALEQLKIALDLFPDDQQAKKAINIIKSLKISE, encoded by the coding sequence TTGTTTTTGTTATTTAGATACTTTTATTTTGGTAAAATTGGTGATTTAGAAGCAAGCAATTTACCCAGCCCATTATTGTATTTTATAAATCAAGTTTATATTGTATTAAAATATGTGTGGCTACTTCTTGTTCCTATTGGACTCTGCATTGACCGAGGTTCATATACTCCAGTAAAATCAATATATGAATTTAAATTTTTGATATCAGGAGTAATTATTATTGGAATATTTATATTCACATTGCTTATTTTTAAAAGGAAAAATAACATCTTAAAAATATTACTGTTTTCTATTCTGTTGTTTTTCATTACACTATCACCAACTTCCAGTATTTTGCCGGCTACAAGTGTTATGGTGGATAATCGGTTATATATTTCCGGATTTGGATTTTATCTAATTTTGATTTATTTTTATCTTGGAATAATTAGTCGTCTGAAATATAAGTGGCTTCCGGTAGTTCCCGTTTTTTATTTTTTATTCCTTGGCATAACAACATATAAAAGAAATCAAGTTTTTCAACAACCTGTACTTTTATGGGAAGAGGTTATTACTAAATATCCTCATTCAAGAGCATACTATAATGTCGGTATCTTTTACTTACGGCAGAAAGAATATAATAAAGCATATCAGTTTCTTCAGAAAGCTATTGAAATGGATCCAAATTCTAAATATGCATATAATGCACTTGGCACTTTATATTGCGATCAAAAGAATTATAATAAAGCAATTCAATTATATCAAACATCTATCAAAATAGATCCAGATTATGCATTAGCACATTATAATCTTGGTGTTGTATATCACAAACAAAAGAAATATAATAAAGCAATTGAAAAGTATCAAGAAGCAATTAAACTAAATCCAACTTTTGAAAAAGCATATTCTAATCTCGGGGTATTATACTATACTCAAAAAAAGTATAATAATGCATTAGAACAACTTAAAATTGCATTAGACTTGTTTCCTGACGATCAACAGGCTAAAAAGGCAATAAATATCATTAAATCTCTAAAAATATCAGAATAA